A genomic segment from Fervidobacterium gondwanense DSM 13020 encodes:
- the dnaN gene encoding DNA polymerase III subunit beta: MLRFSVNKSEIAKKISIASSSIGSRTVDPILQCLLFKPTDGHISIYGTDLQTSVISLVRVGEYEGNESFAVDAELIDDIVSNLSEEEVIFEYSNGKLLVKSGKAKYNISTISDIERFPIIEVDNGGVRFSIDTSILEEMLERVSFCASSESAMRALNGVYWEVHGGFLRLVASDGYRLALAEQKLDIDSEFDFILALKSVKELEKLVSSTTEPTINIVYDHSIVSFNAGDVTMVVRTVEETFPDYKRVLPKAFKTRVVLNSDDFSEALKRVMIISKRGNEKVQLKITDDVMELSSQSPDFGEAIENIPVTKDGEDLIVNFNPKFLSEAVKHIGEKEIEFNFVDNINPLQINPRNVEGYIYIVLPVRA; encoded by the coding sequence ATGCTGAGATTCTCGGTTAACAAGTCAGAGATCGCAAAGAAAATATCGATTGCATCTTCTTCAATAGGCTCAAGAACTGTAGATCCAATTTTGCAATGTTTGTTATTCAAACCAACAGACGGGCACATAAGCATATATGGAACAGATCTGCAAACTTCTGTGATTTCATTGGTGCGCGTTGGCGAATATGAAGGCAACGAATCATTCGCTGTCGATGCAGAGCTTATAGACGATATAGTAAGCAATCTGTCTGAGGAAGAGGTTATCTTTGAGTATTCAAATGGAAAACTGTTGGTCAAAAGTGGCAAGGCAAAATACAACATCTCAACTATTTCAGACATTGAAAGATTTCCGATAATAGAAGTAGACAACGGTGGAGTTAGATTCAGCATAGATACTTCCATATTAGAAGAGATGCTCGAAAGAGTGAGCTTTTGTGCATCAAGCGAAAGCGCAATGAGGGCACTTAACGGAGTTTACTGGGAGGTACACGGCGGATTCTTGAGACTGGTGGCAAGCGATGGTTACAGACTTGCACTCGCAGAACAGAAACTCGACATCGATAGTGAGTTCGATTTCATACTGGCTCTAAAGAGTGTAAAGGAGCTCGAAAAGCTCGTTTCAAGTACAACAGAGCCAACCATCAATATAGTGTACGACCACTCAATAGTGTCGTTCAACGCCGGAGACGTAACAATGGTTGTTAGAACCGTTGAAGAAACGTTCCCAGATTACAAGCGAGTGCTTCCAAAGGCATTTAAGACCCGTGTTGTCCTCAACAGTGACGACTTTTCAGAAGCACTCAAGCGCGTAATGATCATATCAAAACGTGGAAACGAAAAGGTCCAGCTCAAAATCACCGACGATGTAATGGAACTTTCCAGCCAGAGTCCAGATTTCGGCGAGGCAATAGAAAACATACCAGTCACAAAAGACGGTGAAGATTTGATAGTCAACTTCAACCCGAAATTTCTGAGCGAGGCTGTCAAGCACATTGGTGAAAAGGAAATTGAATTCAACTTTGTTGACAACATAAACCCGTTGCAAATAAACCCGAGGAATGTGGAAGGATACATCTACATAGTCCTACCAGTAAGAGCGTAA
- a CDS encoding type II secretion system protein, with protein MKRGFTLIELLIVMSIIAALMAVATPTGLNALKQAKATNVAGNFRALNQAVLQMLTLEPNPPASGNILDYIYTHGYISTKPQGFEITYEEDTKEYKIVYTQDDVEPWRITNILQSIKLDDKEGSDTYGKPILKVPKP; from the coding sequence GTGAAAAGAGGTTTTACACTTATTGAACTTTTGATAGTTATGTCAATAATTGCAGCTCTCATGGCTGTGGCAACTCCAACAGGTTTAAATGCTTTAAAACAAGCAAAAGCAACAAATGTTGCCGGTAATTTTCGCGCGTTGAACCAAGCTGTTCTTCAAATGCTAACACTTGAACCGAATCCACCTGCGAGTGGCAATATACTTGATTATATTTATACACACGGTTATATCTCCACAAAACCTCAAGGATTTGAAATAACGTATGAAGAAGACACAAAAGAATACAAGATCGTGTACACGCAAGATGATGTAGAACCATGGAGGATAACCAACATATTACAGTCTATAAAGTTAGACGATAAAGAAGGTTCAGACACCTACGGAAAACCCATTCTGAAAGTGCCAAAGCCATGA
- a CDS encoding ABC transporter ATP-binding protein, translated as MLILEKISKQFDNKLALDKIEGRVEAGEVVAVIGENGSGKSTLLNILGTFLKPTEGKLYYNNIDVFGSPESINEYRKLVTYVSENSQFISELNLKDNLSYFKYIFKSEKDIYSISEQVGIENFLNHKPSRLSKGQRQRLSLAISLLKDAKIVLLDEPAEGLDVETKAVVKNIVKSFKDKGCIVFYVTHDEDEVEEVCDKILVLKNGKTTFFGNVDEFWEKYEKFYSVTYYEGAKKTTKVVNIDELRSIQEKGKVSHIRNLGLREIINLSEELVKK; from the coding sequence GTGTTAATCTTAGAAAAGATAAGCAAGCAATTTGATAATAAACTCGCCCTTGATAAAATAGAAGGTAGAGTAGAGGCAGGCGAAGTTGTTGCCGTGATTGGTGAAAACGGAAGCGGAAAGAGTACGCTTTTAAATATACTTGGGACGTTTCTTAAACCAACAGAAGGGAAGCTCTATTACAACAATATCGATGTTTTCGGTTCTCCAGAAAGCATAAATGAATATCGAAAATTAGTTACTTACGTCTCCGAAAACTCGCAATTCATATCTGAGCTAAATCTGAAAGATAATCTGAGTTACTTTAAGTATATATTCAAATCTGAAAAGGATATATATTCTATCTCAGAACAAGTTGGGATAGAAAATTTTTTGAACCATAAGCCATCAAGGTTATCTAAAGGCCAAAGGCAAAGATTATCTTTGGCTATAAGTTTGCTGAAAGATGCCAAGATCGTCCTGCTCGATGAACCGGCAGAAGGTTTAGATGTGGAAACCAAAGCCGTAGTCAAGAATATCGTTAAGTCATTCAAAGATAAAGGCTGCATTGTTTTTTATGTGACGCATGATGAAGATGAGGTCGAAGAGGTATGTGATAAGATATTGGTCTTAAAGAATGGAAAAACGACGTTCTTTGGAAATGTCGACGAGTTTTGGGAGAAATATGAAAAATTCTATTCCGTCACGTACTACGAAGGTGCTAAAAAGACAACGAAAGTTGTGAATATAGATGAGTTAAGAAGTATCCAAGAGAAAGGAAAAGTGTCTCACATAAGGAACCTTGGTTTAAGGGAAATTATAAACTTGAGTGAGGAACTGGTTAAGAAATAA
- a CDS encoding GNAT family N-acetyltransferase, whose protein sequence is MRLEGKLARVRPLEISDVKKLAHYLNDESIKEFVSLVFPINQFLEEEWIKRNAISHSNLTFGIDVEGILIGTAGLKDIDWVARSAEYGIAIYDPEYWNRGIGTEVTKLILKYAFEYLNLNRVWLKVFENNPRAITVYEKCGFIQEGRMRQGRYLKGQYLDVIIMGILANEYWRIKSEF, encoded by the coding sequence ATGAGATTAGAGGGGAAGCTTGCACGAGTCAGACCCTTAGAGATATCGGACGTAAAAAAATTAGCGCATTATTTAAACGATGAAAGCATCAAAGAATTTGTCAGTTTGGTCTTTCCAATAAACCAGTTCTTGGAAGAAGAATGGATAAAACGGAATGCAATATCACATAGCAACTTAACCTTTGGAATAGATGTCGAGGGCATCCTTATAGGAACGGCTGGATTGAAAGATATAGATTGGGTAGCGCGCAGTGCTGAGTACGGGATAGCCATATACGATCCAGAATATTGGAATCGCGGCATAGGAACAGAAGTTACTAAGTTAATATTGAAATACGCATTCGAATACCTAAACCTAAACCGCGTTTGGCTAAAGGTTTTTGAGAACAACCCGAGAGCCATAACGGTCTATGAAAAATGCGGATTCATACAAGAAGGAAGAATGAGGCAGGGAAGATATTTGAAAGGTCAGTACCTTGATGTGATAATAATGGGTATACTCGCGAACGAATATTGGAGGATAAAATCAGAGTTCTAA
- a CDS encoding zinc metallopeptidase: protein MFYDPTFIILLPALLLSLWATISVQSRFSEYSKVRSRIGMTGAELARFILESAGLYDVKIEALPGALTDHYDPRTKIVRLSQATYSSDSVAALGVVAHEIGHAIQHAKGYVPLVIRNTIAPVAQFSSNLAWIFFIIGLVTGMFGLAQLGIILFSIAVLFSIITLPVEFDASKRALAILQKNLMMPAEELKGVKAVLSAAAMTYVAAMLMAVLQLVRMILIARRD, encoded by the coding sequence ATGTTTTACGATCCAACATTTATAATATTATTGCCAGCACTTTTGCTCTCACTTTGGGCAACTATATCTGTTCAGTCAAGATTTTCTGAATATTCTAAGGTTCGGTCAAGGATTGGAATGACTGGTGCAGAGCTTGCAAGGTTTATTCTTGAGTCAGCAGGACTGTACGATGTAAAAATAGAAGCCTTACCTGGAGCATTGACCGATCATTATGATCCAAGAACAAAAATCGTAAGGCTTTCACAAGCGACTTACTCAAGCGATTCTGTTGCGGCGCTCGGTGTTGTAGCACACGAAATTGGGCATGCGATTCAGCACGCGAAAGGTTATGTGCCTCTGGTTATTAGGAACACCATTGCACCTGTGGCACAATTTTCTTCAAACCTTGCGTGGATATTCTTCATAATAGGTTTAGTCACAGGAATGTTCGGTCTTGCTCAACTTGGAATTATACTCTTTTCAATAGCTGTTTTGTTCTCTATAATAACACTCCCAGTGGAATTCGATGCAAGTAAACGAGCACTTGCAATTTTACAGAAAAACTTAATGATGCCTGCTGAAGAACTAAAAGGTGTCAAGGCTGTTCTTTCCGCAGCTGCGATGACGTACGTGGCAGCGATGCTTATGGCAGTCTTGCAGCTTGTAAGGATGATACTTATAGCGAGAAGAGATTAA
- a CDS encoding extracellular solute-binding protein, with amino-acid sequence MFRKLLLSILLISVVISFGAKIQITIWTHEDPNRTRIEEKYIKEFMKMYPNVEVKRVTYPSDKIRDIVLTAFAAGKGPTIFNLEIQYAYPYITNKRVVPVDLNAIGVKSYTELKNMYVKGTLDAVTYGNMIYGLPLEVTNWALFINKKYFKEVGLDPEKDYPKTWEDLMRISEKLTIRDGNIIKRRGFDFRYPYYLTFFLPMVEQLGGALFDKKGNPVVINDQAWIKVLNYMKEWGPNGKNLGSPTYTAARKEFNKDNNTIAMCESGLYQILRIKEENPNFYNSGEWMVVNWPIWKDAVKDVRCNYYGHYYMVNMQASRPEREMAWKLIWYMLSHPEEYLTEVGLIQPKLSLMQSETFKKFPYAKVFLEDLEKSHMIPLHEKDPQIEQLLKEMVESVMLSNVSPENALNNFKKKLAQLLED; translated from the coding sequence ATGTTTAGGAAGTTATTATTGTCAATTTTGTTGATTTCAGTAGTTATATCTTTCGGTGCGAAGATCCAGATCACGATATGGACACATGAGGATCCAAACAGGACAAGGATCGAGGAGAAGTACATTAAAGAGTTCATGAAGATGTATCCAAATGTAGAAGTGAAGAGAGTAACTTATCCATCCGACAAGATAAGAGATATCGTTTTGACAGCGTTCGCGGCAGGTAAAGGTCCCACTATATTCAACCTCGAAATTCAGTACGCTTACCCATACATCACGAACAAGCGAGTCGTTCCGGTCGATCTTAACGCGATAGGTGTAAAGAGCTATACTGAACTTAAGAACATGTACGTTAAGGGAACATTGGACGCAGTGACGTATGGAAATATGATTTATGGCTTGCCACTTGAAGTTACAAACTGGGCACTGTTCATAAACAAAAAGTACTTCAAAGAAGTGGGATTGGATCCTGAAAAGGATTATCCAAAGACATGGGAAGATTTAATGAGGATAAGTGAGAAACTGACGATCCGCGATGGTAACATAATAAAGAGAAGAGGCTTCGACTTCAGGTATCCGTATTACCTCACATTCTTCCTGCCGATGGTAGAACAATTGGGCGGAGCTTTGTTCGATAAGAAGGGAAATCCTGTTGTTATCAACGACCAGGCTTGGATTAAAGTTTTGAACTACATGAAAGAATGGGGACCAAACGGTAAGAATCTCGGCTCTCCAACCTACACTGCAGCAAGAAAAGAGTTTAATAAAGACAACAACACGATAGCGATGTGCGAATCGGGACTTTACCAGATACTTAGAATAAAGGAAGAAAATCCGAATTTCTACAACAGCGGAGAATGGATGGTGGTTAATTGGCCCATTTGGAAAGATGCGGTTAAAGACGTCAGGTGCAACTATTACGGACATTATTACATGGTGAACATGCAAGCTTCCAGACCTGAGCGCGAGATGGCTTGGAAATTGATTTGGTATATGCTGAGCCACCCAGAAGAGTATCTAACAGAGGTTGGACTCATTCAACCAAAGTTATCTTTGATGCAGTCGGAAACATTTAAAAAATTCCCTTATGCAAAAGTCTTCTTAGAAGATCTTGAAAAATCTCACATGATACCACTACACGAAAAGGATCCTCAAATCGAACAGCTTTTGAAGGAAATGGTAGAGTCGGTAATGCTGTCCAACGTCTCACCAGAAAACGCTTTGAACAACTTCAAGAAGAAGTTAGCTCAATTACTCGAAGATTGA
- a CDS encoding carbohydrate ABC transporter permease, producing the protein MKKEKKSKEKKVSGLERKKAVWGIVFVLPSIILFSIFSFYPIGYAFFVSLYKKELLSLESPKFIGLRNYVRLLESDSFWNSVIATLKFAVGTFVPMVVFSLLLATFILGRKRFQKLFQVVYYSPAIMQSAVAALVWLIIFDPRSIANQFMNFILNTKGVDYKWLVNENMLVLSTIIVYFWKYIGYFTVLFLAGLASIPREIHEAARIDGANRFQDFIYITLPLLKPTTTLVSVVAMIQCLRTFSTQYLFVQAGASVKPIEVITLNIYHTAIRDRNIGRASAMSVLLFIVIMILTIIQLRVSRSEEVQY; encoded by the coding sequence TTGAAGAAGGAAAAGAAGTCTAAAGAAAAGAAGGTTAGCGGTTTAGAAAGAAAAAAAGCCGTTTGGGGGATCGTTTTTGTATTACCTTCGATAATTTTGTTTTCCATTTTTAGCTTTTACCCAATTGGTTATGCTTTCTTCGTAAGTCTTTATAAGAAGGAGCTTCTATCGTTAGAATCGCCAAAATTCATAGGTTTGAGAAACTATGTGAGGCTGTTAGAATCAGACTCGTTTTGGAATTCGGTAATTGCAACACTTAAGTTCGCAGTGGGTACTTTCGTACCTATGGTAGTTTTCAGCCTCTTGTTAGCAACTTTCATACTCGGAAGAAAGAGATTTCAGAAGTTGTTTCAGGTGGTATACTACTCACCAGCTATAATGCAGTCTGCCGTTGCAGCGCTCGTTTGGTTGATAATATTCGACCCGAGAAGTATCGCAAATCAGTTCATGAATTTTATCCTTAACACAAAAGGCGTTGATTACAAGTGGCTGGTTAACGAGAATATGCTTGTGCTATCAACAATAATTGTATACTTTTGGAAATACATAGGCTATTTTACCGTCCTTTTCCTCGCCGGTCTGGCGAGTATCCCGCGCGAAATACACGAAGCTGCAAGAATAGATGGAGCAAATAGATTCCAAGATTTTATATATATAACTCTTCCGCTTTTGAAACCGACGACAACCCTTGTCTCTGTTGTCGCTATGATACAGTGTCTCAGAACGTTCAGTACGCAGTACCTTTTTGTCCAGGCGGGAGCAAGTGTTAAGCCAATAGAAGTGATTACTTTAAATATCTATCATACCGCTATTCGAGACAGAAATATTGGAAGGGCAAGTGCGATGAGTGTTTTACTTTTCATAGTAATCATGATCCTTACGATAATTCAGCTCCGGGTTTCGAGATCTGAGGAAGTCCAGTATTGA
- a CDS encoding carbohydrate ABC transporter permease, producing the protein MRNVNRFFSIVIDTLIWLFLIGFAVFVIVPVIFMFTASWMPSKDIMSIPYPWIPRTLQIQNFWQAIRGNDGKFLFARSILNSLIVASLTTLGTVLLSAITAFGLAKYKFRGRNLTFILILSTMMIPFEAIMIPLYLLVVNIGWQDTYVGLIIPLIASAFGIFMMRQFFITFPDELMDSARIDGANELMIFWKIALPNSKPAIAALSVLTFRAQWDNLIWPLLVVQSPEKKTIPLYISQFASEKYTNEGALMAAAVLASIPMLIIFLSMTKYFITGAELFTGRK; encoded by the coding sequence TTGAGAAATGTAAATAGATTCTTTTCCATTGTCATCGATACACTTATTTGGCTTTTCTTGATAGGATTCGCAGTGTTTGTAATAGTGCCTGTGATATTCATGTTCACAGCATCGTGGATGCCATCGAAAGATATCATGAGCATCCCGTATCCGTGGATACCGCGCACGCTTCAAATTCAGAATTTTTGGCAGGCAATAAGAGGAAACGATGGGAAATTTCTCTTTGCAAGAAGCATATTAAACAGCCTAATCGTGGCATCATTGACAACTCTTGGTACTGTATTGCTCTCAGCAATCACCGCTTTTGGTTTGGCAAAATACAAATTCAGGGGACGAAATTTAACATTTATCTTGATACTCAGCACAATGATGATACCATTCGAAGCAATAATGATTCCTCTCTATCTGCTTGTAGTTAACATCGGATGGCAAGACACATATGTAGGCTTAATAATCCCACTCATCGCAAGCGCATTCGGAATCTTCATGATGAGGCAGTTCTTCATTACTTTCCCCGATGAATTAATGGATTCGGCCCGCATAGATGGTGCGAATGAATTAATGATTTTCTGGAAGATAGCACTACCGAATAGTAAACCAGCGATAGCAGCGCTCTCAGTACTAACTTTCAGAGCTCAGTGGGACAACTTAATATGGCCACTTCTCGTAGTCCAAAGCCCTGAAAAGAAAACAATACCGCTTTACATTTCACAATTCGCATCGGAGAAATACACAAACGAAGGAGCACTCATGGCAGCGGCGGTCCTTGCAAGTATACCAATGCTAATCATATTCCTTTCCATGACTAAATATTTCATAACTGGAGCCGAATTGTTCACAGGAAGGAAGTGA
- a CDS encoding Rossmann-like and DUF2520 domain-containing protein, with protein MNDITTSERLCTKEEAIYLNYRFSDIVNIVGVGRVSSSIAHALFGKVEFGYVISRDIEKAKKLSKEINAVPKTYDDEFLLNGTVLLGLNDSTLPRAEELLSGKIGDITALHFSGFLTSDIFPSDWSPASMHPNCAVSSEWQDFKDIIFGIEGTKKGTEIAKDLITLLGGTFVEISKEEKPLYHLAAVIVSNFSVALSYLSSSIYKDIGFSDEQSRKIISTLLKSVSENISEKKLSDALTGPVKRGDWEVVEKEALIFKSKYPEYEKLYWMLVDILKKLE; from the coding sequence TTGAACGATATCACAACTTCTGAACGTCTCTGTACCAAGGAAGAAGCCATCTATTTAAACTATCGATTTTCAGATATTGTTAACATCGTTGGTGTTGGAAGAGTCTCATCATCTATTGCACATGCTCTTTTCGGGAAGGTAGAGTTTGGATACGTCATCTCGAGGGACATTGAAAAAGCAAAAAAGCTTTCTAAAGAAATAAACGCCGTGCCGAAGACGTACGATGATGAATTTCTTTTAAACGGCACGGTTTTGCTTGGTTTAAACGACTCTACACTTCCAAGAGCCGAAGAACTGTTAAGCGGAAAAATTGGTGATATAACAGCTTTACACTTCAGTGGTTTCTTGACATCAGATATATTTCCTTCCGACTGGTCACCAGCCTCAATGCATCCAAACTGTGCAGTATCAAGTGAATGGCAAGATTTTAAGGACATTATTTTTGGTATAGAGGGAACTAAAAAGGGAACAGAAATTGCGAAGGACTTGATAACACTGCTCGGTGGTACGTTTGTTGAAATCAGCAAAGAAGAAAAACCACTGTACCACTTAGCTGCAGTCATTGTGAGCAATTTTTCCGTTGCACTTTCGTACCTTTCAAGTTCCATATATAAAGACATAGGGTTTTCAGATGAACAATCCCGAAAAATCATATCGACACTTCTCAAAAGTGTAAGCGAGAATATTTCTGAAAAAAAGCTTTCTGATGCACTCACAGGTCCTGTAAAGCGCGGCGACTGGGAAGTTGTTGAGAAAGAAGCACTAATTTTCAAGAGCAAATACCCAGAATATGAAAAACTCTATTGGATGTTAGTTGATATATTAAAAAAGTTAGAATGA
- the meaB gene encoding methylmalonyl Co-A mutase-associated GTPase MeaB, producing MKKSIDVENIFHYCERILNGDQIGLAKAITLVESDPEVIFHVESRYWEQLNKSSSHIVGFTGSPGAGKSTLTDAYVARLRKEGKKVGIIAVDPSSPFTGGALLGDRIRMKRHFTDSGVFIRSMGSRGNVGGLNDAVFGVITLYKLYGFDYILIETVGAGQSEIDIAYVADTVVLVLSPAAGDEIQLMKAGIMEIADIFVINKSDIEGAHVLKTNLEMVLQFSETVKPIVLTVATSGKGIDEMHTEIENHKRKINETGEIVNRKLRRVKKHVEVLIGKKISQLVSSQGLSETDRVDVIVENVINKICELKKEKN from the coding sequence GTGAAAAAGTCCATAGATGTTGAAAATATCTTTCATTACTGCGAAAGGATACTGAATGGTGACCAAATAGGACTTGCAAAGGCTATAACGCTTGTGGAGTCTGACCCAGAAGTCATTTTTCATGTTGAGTCGAGGTACTGGGAGCAGCTTAATAAATCTTCTTCGCATATAGTCGGATTCACCGGAAGCCCCGGTGCGGGAAAAAGTACGCTGACAGATGCTTATGTTGCGCGTCTGAGAAAGGAAGGCAAGAAGGTAGGCATCATCGCTGTTGACCCATCGAGTCCATTTACTGGCGGTGCTCTGCTTGGTGATAGGATTAGAATGAAGAGGCATTTTACCGACAGTGGTGTTTTCATACGAAGCATGGGCAGTCGCGGGAACGTCGGTGGATTGAACGATGCCGTATTTGGTGTAATAACGCTTTACAAACTCTACGGATTCGACTATATTCTAATCGAAACTGTCGGAGCAGGGCAGAGTGAAATAGATATAGCTTACGTTGCCGATACCGTTGTCCTGGTTCTCTCTCCAGCCGCTGGTGATGAAATTCAGCTCATGAAAGCGGGAATAATGGAGATAGCAGATATTTTCGTAATAAACAAATCAGACATCGAGGGCGCTCATGTTTTGAAGACGAATCTCGAAATGGTGCTTCAATTTTCCGAAACAGTTAAACCAATAGTACTCACAGTTGCGACATCTGGTAAAGGGATTGACGAGATGCATACGGAGATTGAGAATCATAAAAGAAAAATAAATGAAACCGGGGAAATTGTGAACAGAAAACTCCGCAGAGTGAAAAAGCATGTCGAGGTTTTGATAGGTAAGAAAATCTCGCAACTTGTCAGTTCGCAAGGTTTAAGCGAAACGGATAGGGTGGATGTGATCGTTGAAAATGTCATCAACAAAATCTGCGAACTTAAAAAGGAGAAAAACTAA
- a CDS encoding cobalamin B12-binding domain-containing protein: MDKKIRVLIAKPGLDGHDRGAKVVARGLRDAGMEVIYTGLRQTPEEIVRAAMQEDVDIIGLSILSGAHMSVCKKVFELMDQYDFHVPVFVGGIIPADDAEELLKMGIKAVFGPGTPISEVVKKIQEVVEQGVA; this comes from the coding sequence GTGGATAAGAAAATTAGGGTGTTGATTGCTAAGCCCGGTCTTGATGGACACGACAGAGGAGCGAAAGTTGTCGCTCGTGGTCTTAGAGATGCAGGTATGGAAGTAATATACACCGGTTTAAGACAGACTCCTGAGGAAATTGTGAGAGCTGCTATGCAGGAAGATGTTGATATAATCGGGCTTTCAATACTTTCAGGCGCACATATGAGTGTCTGTAAGAAAGTCTTTGAGCTTATGGATCAGTACGATTTCCACGTTCCTGTTTTCGTTGGTGGCATCATTCCAGCAGACGATGCTGAGGAATTGTTAAAGATGGGAATAAAAGCTGTTTTTGGACCTGGAACGCCTATTTCCGAAGTTGTGAAAAAGATACAAGAAGTTGTCGAACAAGGAGTTGCGTAA
- a CDS encoding STN domain-containing protein encodes MRRSLYSLLFFLISSFLFSVGISVTLDFTNTPLSEILDFISSETSSVIVYPLELSKLKITINLKNVNIETALKMLLLNLGFDFEKIDSETYVVFSQTRYYPRYITNYEPKYLDPFTIKSVLDTLDIENYVFENRNVFYSASNQKADELLSIISQLDVRKDSKDSSILLVKLLSISKSEFTISANKNANQSIDKSNIAYILPRIVERVSEYSREYCYISIPIYKAQVEESTLLLSETIAATMTIEGGFGQVTVRLINKDGTEFIKFGTKEAEGTLPLNSIPILKSAEEKIKFGEGQGTGYSILESGQYLIYLEFYKLEIENTDEVRNYTYVEKKDNYNLTKLKSDIELTYSSSSTILSIQNERNKASVVVSSQDFLPLYAEILTRIVDNTFIGIGFEVSSSKIYILVHDKITLPLFEIYPKIGYSINDNSFAITAEIDFVISFGDFSLVPLIKFGNQGNAFYETTGYGVTARYRGKDYEFRLGTLWSGQFFAVTGGISW; translated from the coding sequence ATGAGAAGAAGTCTATACAGTTTGCTCTTTTTTCTTATCTCTTCGTTTTTATTTTCCGTTGGCATTTCGGTCACTCTTGATTTTACAAATACGCCTCTTTCTGAGATTCTCGATTTCATATCTTCAGAAACCAGTTCCGTCATAGTTTACCCTTTAGAACTCTCTAAACTTAAGATTACTATCAACTTGAAAAACGTTAATATAGAGACTGCGCTGAAAATGTTGCTTCTAAATCTCGGCTTTGATTTTGAGAAAATCGATTCAGAAACTTATGTCGTTTTTTCGCAGACACGGTATTACCCAAGATATATCACAAACTACGAGCCAAAATACCTGGACCCGTTTACTATCAAAAGTGTTTTGGACACTTTAGACATTGAGAATTATGTTTTTGAAAATCGAAATGTGTTTTACTCGGCGAGCAATCAGAAGGCAGATGAATTGCTTTCTATCATTTCACAGCTCGATGTAAGGAAGGATTCCAAAGATTCTTCGATTCTTTTGGTAAAGCTGTTGTCGATTTCAAAAAGCGAGTTCACGATTTCAGCAAACAAAAATGCTAACCAAAGTATCGACAAATCTAATATAGCATACATTTTGCCAAGAATCGTTGAACGAGTGAGCGAATATTCAAGAGAATATTGCTACATATCTATCCCGATCTACAAAGCTCAAGTTGAAGAGTCAACCTTGCTTTTGTCAGAAACCATCGCTGCAACAATGACAATAGAAGGTGGTTTTGGACAAGTTACTGTACGGTTGATCAACAAAGATGGTACCGAGTTTATTAAGTTCGGAACAAAAGAAGCTGAGGGGACACTACCGCTGAACAGTATACCGATTTTGAAGAGTGCAGAGGAAAAGATTAAATTCGGAGAAGGTCAGGGCACAGGATACTCTATATTGGAGTCTGGACAATATCTGATATACTTGGAATTCTACAAATTGGAAATTGAAAATACTGATGAAGTAAGAAATTATACGTATGTAGAGAAGAAAGATAACTACAATCTAACAAAACTAAAAAGCGATATTGAACTAACATACAGCAGTTCATCGACCATACTGTCTATTCAGAATGAAAGGAACAAAGCATCGGTTGTTGTAAGCAGTCAAGACTTTTTACCTTTGTATGCAGAGATACTAACAAGAATAGTGGATAATACTTTCATAGGAATTGGGTTTGAGGTATCAAGTTCAAAGATCTACATTTTGGTACACGACAAGATTACTCTTCCTCTTTTTGAGATTTATCCAAAAATAGGATATTCGATAAATGATAATTCATTTGCAATCACGGCAGAAATAGACTTTGTTATCTCTTTTGGCGATTTCTCACTCGTTCCATTGATAAAATTCGGAAACCAAGGGAATGCATTTTATGAAACCACGGGATATGGAGTGACAGCAAGATACAGAGGGAAAGATTATGAATTCAGATTAGGAACTTTATGGTCAGGTCAGTTTTTTGCAGTTACTGGAGGAATTTCTTGGTGA